In Aquimarina spinulae, a single window of DNA contains:
- a CDS encoding DUF3291 domain-containing protein: protein MSKKYIAEINIAKMKAPLDSPLLKEFVDFLEPINKLADESSGFVWRLKDDDGSSAANIESPLEDDMMLINMSVWENLTSLKDFAYGTVHSYFVRDGRKWFERMKSPHMVLWWVDSDHIPTTEEALSKLKHLEEYGPTPDAFNFKKIFNSLGEEI from the coding sequence ATGAGTAAAAAGTATATTGCAGAAATTAATATTGCCAAAATGAAGGCCCCGCTGGATTCTCCTTTATTAAAAGAATTCGTAGATTTTCTAGAACCGATTAATAAACTAGCCGATGAAAGCTCAGGATTTGTGTGGAGATTAAAGGATGACGATGGTAGTTCTGCTGCAAATATAGAATCTCCTTTAGAAGATGATATGATGCTTATTAATATGTCTGTTTGGGAAAATCTTACATCTCTTAAAGATTTTGCCTATGGTACTGTACATAGCTATTTTGTGAGGGATGGTAGAAAATGGTTTGAAAGAATGAAGAGTCCACATATGGTACTATGGTGGGTAGATAGTGATCATATACCAACAACAGAAGAAGCTTTATCTAAATTGAAACATCTAGAAGAATATGGACCGACTCCTGACGCTTTTAATTTTAAAAAGATTTTTAATAGTTTAGGTGAAGAAATTTAA
- a CDS encoding AraC family transcriptional regulator has product MRPVKSVEKIPNYHLYGNTIEGEVASFFNMRRLEELSDGLNNVVHHPHRHFNLFQIIWVTHGRGNIMIDEKMYEMEKGTLFYIHPGVVHACENSNDFKGFVLHFSPDVLLSQIGANTSFEIINTAIHNTFLAVRINEEEKAISNSITELWKEFTNDYVEKDQIIKNHLNVLMIYIQRQMHNDQGFGDGTSGNMIVKSFRTLIEQEYKKERSVSYYASLLHITPTYLNDTVKKSTGKTAGTLIRERVILEAKRLLIFSRLSISEIAFKLHFEDSAYFWKFFKKYVSISPKSFREQHK; this is encoded by the coding sequence ATGAGGCCTGTAAAATCAGTAGAAAAGATACCAAATTACCATTTGTATGGTAATACGATAGAAGGAGAAGTCGCCTCTTTTTTCAATATGAGACGCTTAGAAGAATTATCTGATGGCCTTAATAATGTAGTGCATCATCCTCATCGACATTTTAATCTCTTTCAAATCATATGGGTAACCCATGGCCGTGGAAACATTATGATAGACGAAAAAATGTATGAAATGGAGAAGGGAACACTATTTTATATTCACCCAGGGGTAGTTCATGCCTGTGAAAATTCTAACGACTTTAAAGGATTTGTACTACATTTCTCCCCAGATGTTTTGCTATCACAAATAGGAGCCAACACCAGTTTTGAAATTATAAATACAGCCATACATAATACATTTTTAGCAGTACGAATTAATGAAGAAGAAAAAGCAATTAGCAATAGTATTACAGAGCTATGGAAAGAATTTACTAATGACTATGTAGAGAAAGATCAAATTATTAAAAATCATCTTAATGTTTTGATGATCTATATCCAACGACAAATGCATAACGATCAGGGGTTTGGAGATGGGACATCTGGCAATATGATTGTGAAATCTTTTAGAACGTTAATCGAACAAGAGTATAAAAAAGAAAGAAGCGTTAGTTATTATGCTTCGTTACTACATATTACACCAACTTATCTAAACGATACAGTAAAAAAATCAACAGGAAAAACAGCAGGAACACTAATTAGAGAACGTGTCATTTTAGAGGCCAAACGACTTTTGATTTTTAGTAGACTAAGTATATCTGAGATTGCTTTTAAGTTACACTTTGAAGATTCGGCTTATTTCTGGAAGTTTTTCAAGAAATACGTGTCAATTTCTCCAAAATCATTTAGAGAACAACATAAATGA
- a CDS encoding START-like domain-containing protein yields the protein MSEKTKYELEFVVQSSPQLLYQYISTPSGLSEWFADNVNSRGELFTFIWDDSEEDAKLLSKKSGERVKFRWVEDEDDGKDYFFEMRIQVDEITKDVSLMVTDYSEDDEMDENKMLWDNMIGNLKHVLGSA from the coding sequence ATGTCTGAAAAAACTAAATATGAACTTGAATTTGTGGTACAGTCATCACCGCAACTATTATATCAATATATATCTACACCTTCGGGACTCTCAGAGTGGTTTGCAGATAATGTAAACTCAAGAGGAGAGTTGTTTACATTTATCTGGGATGATTCTGAAGAAGATGCAAAACTTTTAAGTAAAAAAAGTGGTGAACGGGTAAAGTTTAGATGGGTAGAAGATGAAGATGATGGAAAAGATTACTTCTTTGAAATGCGTATTCAGGTTGATGAAATAACCAAGGATGTTTCTCTTATGGTTACCGATTATTCTGAAGATGATGAAATGGATGAAAATAAAATGCTATGGGATAATATGATTGGAAATCTAAAACATGTATTAGGTTCGGCATAA
- a CDS encoding aminotransferase class IV produces the protein MININGNLLEDHKAVLAIDNRGYTYGDALFETIRVNSGTILFWEDHYFRLMASMRILRMQIPMSFTPEFLEKEIIDLITANELMNASVRIKLMVHRVAGGLYTPASSDIEYNILVSQLQSSFYTISDQKYEVTLFKDHYVSTDMLSTLKSTNKLVNVLGGIFARENGFDNCLLINSDKMIIEALNGNLFLVKGNTIKTPPITDGCLKGILRTQLLRILEKLPEYQLEEASISPFELQKADELFVTNVITGILPITKFRKKEYTSKTSKRLLGILNTRIRLGN, from the coding sequence ATGATTAATATCAACGGAAATTTACTAGAAGATCATAAAGCAGTATTGGCTATTGATAATAGAGGATATACATACGGAGATGCTTTATTTGAAACTATCAGAGTTAATTCTGGAACTATTTTATTTTGGGAAGATCATTATTTTCGGTTAATGGCCTCGATGCGTATTCTTAGAATGCAAATCCCTATGTCGTTTACCCCAGAATTTTTGGAAAAGGAAATCATAGATCTTATCACTGCAAATGAGTTAATGAATGCTTCGGTAAGGATAAAATTAATGGTACATAGGGTAGCGGGCGGGCTATATACGCCCGCTTCTAGTGATATAGAATATAATATATTGGTTTCTCAATTACAATCTAGCTTTTATACGATTTCTGATCAGAAGTATGAAGTTACTCTTTTTAAAGATCATTATGTAAGTACAGATATGCTGTCTACTCTAAAATCAACAAATAAACTAGTCAATGTTCTTGGTGGGATTTTTGCCAGAGAAAATGGTTTTGATAATTGTTTACTGATCAATTCTGACAAAATGATTATTGAAGCTTTAAATGGCAACTTATTTCTTGTAAAGGGCAATACGATAAAAACGCCTCCAATAACAGATGGGTGTCTAAAAGGTATATTAAGAACTCAATTGTTAAGAATTCTTGAAAAATTACCAGAATATCAATTAGAGGAAGCTTCTATTTCTCCTTTTGAGTTACAAAAAGCAGATGAATTATTTGTTACCAATGTAATTACAGGAATTTTACCAATTACCAAGTTTAGAAAAAAGGAGTATACTTCTAAGACAAGTAAGAGATTATTAGGAATATTAAATACCAGGATAAGGTTAGGAAATTAA
- a CDS encoding YqgE/AlgH family protein, which translates to MISLQPSKGHLLIAEPSIIGDVSFNRSVVLLADHSEQGSIGFIMNKPLEYFLADLVPEIEMEFKIYNGGPVEQDNLYFIHKIPDLIPNSVEISGGIYWGGDFSIVSRLIVEDKITPNEIRFFLGYSGWDSKQLNQELEANSWVIVENNYKKNIFGKSCDTFWKEKMIELGGEYVLWSNAPENPTYN; encoded by the coding sequence ATGATATCACTACAACCATCAAAAGGACATTTATTAATCGCTGAGCCATCTATTATAGGAGATGTGTCTTTTAATCGTTCGGTTGTTCTTTTGGCGGATCATAGTGAGCAAGGGTCTATTGGTTTTATAATGAACAAACCTCTTGAGTATTTTCTCGCTGATCTGGTTCCTGAAATTGAAATGGAATTTAAGATTTATAATGGTGGTCCAGTTGAACAAGATAACCTGTATTTTATACATAAAATTCCTGATCTAATTCCTAACAGTGTAGAAATATCTGGTGGCATTTATTGGGGAGGAGATTTTTCTATTGTCTCCAGACTTATCGTTGAAGATAAAATCACTCCAAATGAAATTAGATTTTTCCTAGGATATTCTGGGTGGGATTCTAAGCAACTTAACCAGGAACTTGAAGCCAACTCATGGGTAATTGTCGAAAACAATTACAAAAAGAATATTTTCGGAAAATCCTGTGATACTTTCTGGAAAGAAAAAATGATAGAACTAGGAGGAGAATACGTCCTTTGGTCTAACGCTCCAGAGAATCCAACTTACAATTAA
- a CDS encoding HU family DNA-binding protein — protein MNKTELIDAMAADAGITKAAAKKALESFLGNVEGTLKKGGRVSLVGFGSWSVSRRAAREGRNPQTGKTIKIAAKNVVKFKAGADLSSSVN, from the coding sequence ATGAACAAAACAGAATTAATCGATGCAATGGCAGCTGACGCTGGAATTACTAAAGCAGCGGCTAAAAAAGCCTTAGAATCTTTCTTAGGAAACGTTGAAGGTACTCTTAAAAAAGGAGGACGTGTTTCTTTAGTAGGATTTGGATCTTGGTCAGTTTCTAGAAGAGCTGCAAGAGAAGGTAGAAATCCACAAACTGGTAAGACTATTAAAATCGCTGCTAAAAACGTTGTTAAGTTTAAGGCTGGTGCTGATTTATCAAGTTCGGTAAACTAA
- the fmt gene encoding methionyl-tRNA formyltransferase, giving the protein MRDLRILFMGTPDFAVETLKTIIENKYHVVGVITAPDRPAGRGRKLKASAVKEYALSKNLKVLQPTNLKDEGFIEELRALDANLNIVVAFRMLPKVVWDMPEYGTFNLHASLLPDYRGAAPINWAVINGEQKTGITTFFIDEKIDTGHLIFQKEVEIKNDDTAGVLHDKLMKKGADLVVDTIKAIENDSVTVNPQPKDSTFKTAYKLNRENTKINWEDDLYTIYNLIRGLSPYPAAWCELYNKGVSENIKIYNAQPIEEAHTFDIGKIIIEDSTIKVVVKNGYIILKKLQLPGKKAMESKALLNGYVFYRDAKMC; this is encoded by the coding sequence ATGAGAGACTTACGAATCCTGTTTATGGGGACACCGGATTTTGCCGTTGAAACCCTAAAAACCATAATAGAAAACAAGTATCATGTCGTTGGTGTTATTACTGCTCCCGATAGGCCAGCGGGAAGAGGTAGAAAACTTAAAGCATCTGCTGTTAAGGAATATGCACTATCCAAAAATCTAAAAGTTCTTCAGCCAACTAATCTAAAAGATGAAGGTTTTATTGAAGAGTTAAGAGCTTTGGATGCTAATCTTAATATAGTTGTTGCTTTTAGAATGCTCCCAAAAGTAGTTTGGGATATGCCAGAGTATGGTACTTTTAATTTACATGCATCTCTGCTTCCGGATTATAGAGGTGCAGCACCAATTAATTGGGCTGTTATTAATGGAGAGCAAAAAACCGGAATCACTACTTTCTTTATTGACGAAAAAATAGATACTGGTCATCTTATTTTTCAGAAAGAAGTTGAAATAAAAAATGATGATACTGCGGGGGTATTACATGATAAGCTAATGAAAAAAGGTGCTGATTTGGTAGTAGATACCATAAAAGCAATAGAAAATGATTCGGTAACGGTAAACCCCCAACCCAAAGACAGTACTTTTAAAACAGCATATAAGCTAAATCGTGAGAACACCAAAATTAACTGGGAAGATGATCTATATACTATTTATAACCTGATTAGAGGACTAAGCCCTTATCCTGCTGCCTGGTGTGAATTGTATAATAAAGGAGTGTCTGAAAATATAAAGATATACAATGCCCAACCTATCGAAGAAGCTCATACGTTTGATATAGGTAAAATTATTATTGAAGATTCTACAATCAAAGTAGTTGTAAAAAACGGGTACATTATATTGAAAAAACTTCAACTCCCTGGTAAAAAAGCAATGGAGTCAAAAGCATTGTTGAATGGTTACGTTTTTTATAGAGATGCAAAAATGTGTTAG
- a CDS encoding RecQ family ATP-dependent DNA helicase, whose translation MLKSPLKILQQYWKHNSFKPLQEEVIASVLEGEDTFALLPTGGGKSICFQVPALIMEGICIVISPLIALMQDQVLHLQQKNIKAIALPSGIRYSELDTLLDNCIYGNYKFLYLSPERLQQDIVQERLKQMNINLIAVDEAHCISQWGNDFRPSYKKIEVLRKIHPAVPVIALTASATKEVVDDIVIELDLFQPKILKQSFFRPNLGYRVENVIDKKYKLTQILDKYPGTSIVYVRNRKSAVELSDFLNASGYLATYYHGGVDAQEKTKRFNQWLKEKIRVMVATNAFGMGIDKPNVRTVIHYTIPESIESYFQEAGRAGRDGEPSCAYLLKNTNDNQRLHNQFIKVLPDIDEVKLVYRKLCNYFQISYGEGEQTVHNFEFNIFCKTYELNTLITYNTLQFLDRCGVIRFMQRYTKKSSVHILTTGNHLLEFLENNKEYQLITKAILRTYGGIFDEKVTINLPLIASKVGKPETEVVTVLHKLHEAELVEFIYKISDAEIIFLLPREDDHTINSIKHHLIKQNTSKIKKVEAILRFTENNTKCKSRQLLHYFGEKETTDCGICSFCITKKNNTTPIDLNKIQGDIIRLLERKNLSSRDLLAQLAYPEKLALQVLREMNEHQIIRINHDNHYQLVQK comes from the coding sequence TTGCTAAAATCTCCTCTTAAAATATTGCAACAATATTGGAAACACAATAGCTTTAAGCCATTGCAGGAAGAGGTTATAGCTTCGGTACTGGAAGGAGAAGATACTTTTGCATTACTCCCTACTGGTGGAGGAAAATCAATTTGTTTTCAGGTGCCAGCTCTAATAATGGAAGGTATTTGTATTGTTATTTCTCCATTAATTGCATTAATGCAAGACCAGGTACTACACCTTCAGCAAAAAAACATAAAAGCAATTGCACTGCCTAGTGGCATTAGATATTCAGAATTAGACACTTTGCTCGATAATTGTATTTATGGTAATTATAAATTCCTTTATCTTTCTCCAGAACGTCTTCAACAAGATATTGTACAGGAACGGTTAAAGCAAATGAATATTAATCTCATTGCAGTAGATGAGGCACACTGCATTTCGCAATGGGGAAATGATTTTAGGCCCTCTTATAAAAAAATAGAAGTGCTAAGAAAAATACATCCTGCTGTACCTGTTATTGCACTAACTGCTTCTGCCACCAAAGAAGTAGTAGATGATATTGTGATAGAACTCGATCTTTTTCAACCCAAAATACTTAAACAATCCTTTTTTAGGCCTAATCTGGGGTATAGGGTAGAAAATGTAATCGACAAAAAGTATAAACTTACTCAGATTTTAGATAAATACCCAGGAACTTCGATCGTTTATGTTCGAAATAGAAAATCTGCAGTTGAATTGAGTGATTTTCTTAATGCAAGTGGCTATTTGGCAACATATTATCATGGTGGTGTAGATGCTCAAGAAAAAACCAAACGATTTAACCAATGGTTAAAAGAAAAGATTAGAGTAATGGTTGCTACAAATGCCTTTGGCATGGGAATCGATAAGCCTAATGTACGCACGGTAATTCATTATACGATTCCAGAAAGTATAGAAAGCTATTTTCAGGAAGCAGGCAGAGCCGGTCGTGATGGAGAACCATCTTGTGCCTATCTTTTAAAAAACACAAATGATAATCAGAGATTACACAATCAATTTATAAAAGTATTGCCAGATATAGATGAAGTAAAACTAGTCTATAGAAAACTATGTAACTATTTTCAAATATCATATGGTGAAGGTGAACAGACCGTTCATAATTTTGAATTCAATATATTTTGTAAAACGTATGAGTTAAATACACTCATTACCTATAATACATTACAATTTTTAGATCGTTGCGGTGTAATTAGATTTATGCAACGATATACCAAAAAAAGTAGTGTTCATATTCTTACAACCGGAAATCATCTTTTAGAATTCCTGGAAAACAATAAAGAATACCAGCTAATTACCAAGGCTATCCTAAGAACATATGGCGGTATTTTTGACGAAAAAGTAACAATTAATCTGCCTTTAATTGCTTCTAAGGTAGGAAAACCTGAAACAGAAGTTGTTACTGTATTACATAAACTACACGAAGCCGAATTAGTAGAATTTATATACAAAATTTCTGATGCAGAAATAATCTTCTTATTGCCACGTGAGGATGATCATACCATTAATAGTATTAAACATCATCTTATCAAACAAAATACTTCAAAAATAAAGAAGGTAGAAGCAATATTAAGATTTACAGAAAATAATACAAAATGCAAAAGCAGACAGTTACTTCATTATTTTGGAGAAAAAGAAACCACAGATTGTGGCATATGTAGTTTTTGTATCACTAAAAAAAACAATACTACACCAATAGATCTTAATAAAATACAAGGTGATATTATAAGGCTTTTAGAAAGAAAAAACTTATCTTCAAGAGATTTACTGGCGCAGTTAGCATATCCCGAAAAATTAGCTTTACAAGTATTACGGGAAATGAACGAACATCAAATTATAAGGATCAATCACGATAATCACTATCAATTAGTACAAAAATAA
- a CDS encoding AAA family ATPase has protein sequence MTKKRIVITGAPGTGKTSVIHKLEEAEFFCFHEIIRSMTQEALKSNDSKAIVSNPIISVSDPYQFNTQILNGRVDQFKEAVSQKEDLTFYDRGIPDVLAYMNYFNQSYDDNFINACKNHTYDQVFLLPPWEDIYVSDNERYESFEQAKEIHHHLFETYSQLGYDCIEVPFGSVQERYDFILKNIK, from the coding sequence TTGACAAAGAAAAGAATTGTAATTACCGGAGCACCGGGAACAGGTAAGACCTCAGTTATCCATAAACTTGAAGAAGCAGAATTTTTCTGTTTTCATGAGATTATACGAAGTATGACTCAGGAAGCATTAAAAAGTAATGACTCTAAGGCTATTGTTTCTAATCCTATAATTTCTGTCTCTGACCCCTATCAATTTAATACACAAATCCTTAACGGAAGGGTTGATCAATTTAAAGAGGCTGTATCCCAAAAAGAAGATCTTACATTTTATGATAGAGGTATCCCAGATGTTTTGGCGTACATGAACTATTTTAACCAATCCTACGACGATAATTTTATAAATGCTTGTAAGAATCATACGTATGATCAGGTTTTTTTACTACCGCCATGGGAAGACATCTATGTATCAGACAATGAGCGTTATGAAAGCTTCGAACAAGCAAAAGAAATTCATCATCATCTGTTTGAAACGTATAGTCAATTAGGCTATGATTGTATCGAAGTACCTTTTGGATCTGTGCAGGAACGTTATGATTTTATTCTCAAAAACATAAAATAA
- a CDS encoding PepSY-associated TM helix domain-containing protein: protein MKKKLFLIHGWIGTQLGLLFFVVCFSGTISTVSHELDWLIQSNYRATPQSTYVSRNIISSNFAKTYPKAKITYWIRHDEPYLCDLLYKEEGEKLSFVFANPYTGEIQGETSLTAQLYLRDLHYYLFIPFQIGNYIVLLFGFLILVSVISALYFYKSWWKKFFVLDVKNGGNKFSRSLHRLVGLWTIPFIFLIVIISSWYFAERANVAGIKPMVNPKHIKLDILNYQNEKKSLFPFDIDYNKAVKIAEKAIPHFKVKNISPAIDSTETIYVMGNSTIPLVRQRANRVYINPYNYKIEHIQSAAKSSTIMWINDIVDPLHFGYWGGITTKIIWFIFGLIVSTLILSGIYISLKRKARLKQKSRIEKISVNAINTIITSCLFYFMLKRLQTRYEATILAHCVIFIFWTAVFALLYYLLVFKIRKTRSVENKIN, encoded by the coding sequence GTGAAAAAGAAGTTATTTTTAATACATGGATGGATTGGGACACAATTAGGCCTACTTTTTTTTGTAGTATGTTTTTCTGGAACAATCTCAACTGTTAGTCATGAGTTAGATTGGTTAATTCAATCAAACTATAGAGCCACACCACAATCGACTTACGTCTCGAGAAATATCATTTCAAGTAATTTTGCAAAGACATATCCAAAAGCTAAAATTACCTATTGGATACGACATGATGAGCCTTACCTATGTGATTTATTGTATAAAGAAGAGGGTGAAAAACTTTCGTTTGTATTCGCAAACCCTTATACAGGAGAAATTCAAGGAGAGACAAGTCTTACGGCTCAACTCTACCTAAGAGATTTACATTATTATCTCTTTATACCTTTTCAAATAGGAAATTACATTGTCTTACTTTTTGGATTTCTTATCCTTGTTTCTGTAATCTCTGCTCTTTATTTTTATAAATCCTGGTGGAAGAAATTTTTTGTGCTCGATGTGAAAAATGGAGGAAACAAGTTTAGTAGAAGCTTACATCGGTTAGTTGGTTTATGGACTATTCCTTTTATTTTTCTTATTGTGATCATTAGTAGCTGGTATTTTGCTGAACGTGCAAATGTTGCTGGTATTAAACCAATGGTAAATCCTAAGCATATAAAATTAGATATACTCAATTATCAAAATGAAAAGAAGAGTTTGTTCCCTTTTGATATAGATTATAATAAAGCAGTTAAGATTGCAGAAAAAGCTATTCCTCATTTTAAAGTAAAAAACATTTCTCCAGCTATTGATTCTACAGAAACAATATATGTAATGGGAAATAGTACTATTCCATTAGTTAGACAAAGGGCTAACCGCGTATATATTAATCCATATAACTATAAAATAGAACATATTCAAAGTGCAGCAAAGAGCAGTACTATTATGTGGATTAATGATATAGTAGATCCTTTGCACTTTGGGTATTGGGGTGGGATAACAACTAAAATAATTTGGTTCATTTTTGGGTTAATTGTCTCAACATTAATACTTTCTGGGATCTATATTTCTTTAAAGAGAAAGGCTCGATTAAAACAAAAAAGTAGGATTGAAAAGATATCTGTAAACGCTATAAATACGATAATTACTAGTTGTTTGTTTTACTTTATGCTAAAACGATTACAGACAAGATATGAAGCTACTATTTTGGCCCATTGTGTAATCTTTATTTTCTGGACAGCAGTATTTGCTTTGTTATATTATTTATTAGTTTTTAAAATAAGAAAGACGAGAAGTGTAGAAAATAAAATTAATTAG
- a CDS encoding (2Fe-2S)-binding protein — MPVYNLKINGQSHSVEADQDTPLLWILRDHLDMVGTKFGCGIGQCGACTIHVDGSANRSCLLQVSMVENAEITTIEGLSEDASHPVQQAWKEVDVPQCGYCQAGQMMSAAAFLKQNANPNKSEIRDAMSGNICRCASYNRIEEAVEVAASKMS, encoded by the coding sequence ATGCCTGTTTATAATTTAAAAATTAATGGTCAATCTCATAGTGTCGAGGCTGATCAGGATACTCCTCTTTTATGGATATTAAGAGATCACCTTGATATGGTTGGTACCAAATTTGGCTGTGGTATAGGTCAATGTGGTGCATGTACCATACATGTAGATGGTTCTGCTAACAGAAGCTGCTTACTTCAGGTTTCTATGGTAGAAAATGCAGAAATTACTACGATCGAAGGCTTATCTGAAGATGCTTCACATCCTGTTCAACAAGCCTGGAAAGAAGTAGATGTACCACAATGCGGATACTGCCAGGCGGGGCAAATGATGTCTGCCGCTGCTTTCTTAAAACAAAATGCAAACCCAAATAAATCAGAGATCAGGGATGCAATGAGCGGTAATATATGTAGATGCGCATCTTACAACAGAATAGAAGAAGCTGTAGAAGTTGCTGCCAGTAAAATGAGTTAA